Proteins encoded together in one Psychrobacter sp. 28M-43 window:
- a CDS encoding DegT/DnrJ/EryC1/StrS family aminotransferase has protein sequence MLNTPFSPWPKFTQHEADAVSRVLLSNKVNYWTGEECRQFEREFADWTGSKYAIALGNGTLALDVALQALDIGTDDEVIVTPRTFIASISSIVNAGATPIFADVDEATGNITAETITAVLSDKTKGIVCVHLAGWPCDMDSIMALADEHDLYVIEDCAQAHGARYKGRSVGSIGHVGAWSFCQDKIMTTGGEGGMVTTDSELLWRKMWAYKDHGKSYAAVYETEQSPGYNWLHESFGTNWRMTEMQGVLGRIQLEKMSKWTAKRAANAQAILEACSKWESEGYLCVPRLEHLAQFSNANHAYYKLYVYVQSDNLPDGWTRDRIIEAINNQGVPCFSGSASEVYLEKAFDNTGLRPSIRLPMAKQLGESSLMFLVHPTLTAAEIGLTIQAIDSVFDSMVK, from the coding sequence ATGCTAAATACCCCTTTTTCACCTTGGCCAAAATTTACGCAACATGAGGCTGATGCTGTCAGTCGAGTGCTACTATCTAATAAAGTCAATTATTGGACAGGCGAAGAATGTCGTCAGTTTGAGCGAGAGTTTGCTGATTGGACAGGTAGTAAATACGCAATAGCGTTGGGTAATGGCACCTTGGCATTAGATGTCGCGTTACAAGCACTCGATATAGGTACAGATGATGAGGTCATTGTCACACCGCGTACCTTTATTGCTAGTATCTCGTCAATCGTTAATGCAGGTGCGACCCCTATCTTTGCAGATGTCGATGAAGCAACTGGCAATATTACCGCTGAGACCATCACAGCTGTACTGAGTGATAAAACCAAAGGTATCGTATGCGTCCATCTAGCTGGCTGGCCATGCGATATGGACAGCATTATGGCACTGGCAGATGAGCATGACCTATATGTCATTGAAGATTGCGCACAAGCTCATGGCGCACGATATAAAGGGCGAAGTGTTGGCAGTATTGGTCATGTTGGGGCATGGAGTTTTTGCCAAGATAAAATTATGACCACAGGAGGTGAGGGCGGTATGGTCACCACCGATAGCGAGCTACTATGGCGAAAAATGTGGGCGTATAAGGATCATGGTAAGAGCTATGCTGCAGTCTATGAAACGGAGCAATCACCTGGCTACAACTGGCTGCATGAGAGCTTTGGCACCAATTGGCGTATGACTGAGATGCAAGGCGTTTTGGGACGTATTCAACTGGAAAAAATGAGTAAGTGGACAGCCAAACGGGCTGCTAATGCGCAAGCCATACTAGAGGCCTGTAGCAAATGGGAGTCCGAAGGTTACCTTTGTGTGCCGAGACTAGAGCATTTAGCGCAGTTCTCAAATGCTAACCATGCTTACTATAAATTATATGTCTATGTGCAGTCCGATAATCTACCTGATGGCTGGACACGTGACCGTATTATTGAAGCAATTAACAATCAAGGTGTGCCTTGCTTCTCTGGATCTGCGTCAGAAGTCTATTTGGAGAAGGCCTTTGATAATACTGGGTTGCGTCCAAGCATTAGATTGCCAATGGCAAAGCAGCTAGGTGAGAGTAGTCTGATGTTTCTAGTGCATCCTACGCTTACGGCAGCTGAAATTGGACTGACAATACAAGCGATCGATAGCGTGTTTGATTCGATGGTCAAATAA
- the folD gene encoding bifunctional methylenetetrahydrofolate dehydrogenase/methenyltetrahydrofolate cyclohydrolase FolD codes for MSTAQESATVLDGKALAKQIEQDLRTRVDMIKEKTGRTPSLATILVGDDPASATYVRMKGNACKRVGMDSIRVEMPSATTTEQLMAKIDELNSNPDVHGILLQHPVPEHIDERACFEQIDLAKDVDGVTCLGFGRMAMQQSAYGSCTPQGIMHLLEHHNIELSGKEAVVVGRSAILGKPMAMMLLNANCTVTICHSRTQDLAAHIKRADIVVGAVGVPELIKAEWIKSGAVVIDAGFHPTDDGGVGDIEMKGMENIASAYTPVPGGVGPMTINTLIRQTVDAAEKSAGLNNG; via the coding sequence ATGTCTACTGCCCAAGAATCTGCCACCGTTTTGGACGGCAAAGCACTTGCCAAACAAATAGAACAGGATCTGCGCACGCGCGTAGATATGATTAAGGAAAAGACTGGCCGCACCCCAAGCTTAGCGACGATATTGGTTGGTGACGATCCAGCCTCTGCCACTTATGTTCGTATGAAAGGCAACGCCTGTAAGCGTGTTGGCATGGACTCTATACGCGTTGAGATGCCGAGTGCCACGACCACTGAGCAGCTCATGGCAAAGATAGATGAGTTAAATAGCAATCCAGATGTACACGGCATTTTGCTACAGCATCCTGTTCCTGAGCATATTGATGAGCGTGCTTGTTTTGAGCAGATTGACTTAGCAAAAGACGTCGATGGTGTGACTTGCCTTGGTTTTGGTCGTATGGCGATGCAGCAGTCAGCTTATGGCTCATGCACACCGCAGGGCATTATGCATTTGTTAGAGCATCATAATATCGAGCTATCAGGTAAAGAAGCAGTAGTCGTAGGGCGTAGTGCTATCTTAGGTAAGCCAATGGCGATGATGCTATTGAATGCTAACTGTACGGTGACGATCTGCCATTCAAGAACTCAAGATTTGGCAGCGCATATCAAGCGTGCAGACATCGTGGTTGGTGCGGTAGGCGTACCTGAGCTGATTAAAGCGGAGTGGATCAAATCAGGGGCAGTTGTCATTGACGCAGGTTTCCATCCGACAGATGACGGCGGTGTTGGTGATATCGAAATGAAAGGCATGGAAAACATTGCCAGCGCTTATACGCCAGTACCAGGCGGCGTTGGCCCAATGACTATCAACACGCTTATTCGCCAAACGGTCGATGCTGCTGAAAAATCAGCGGGTTTGAATAACGGCTAA